One Mesorhizobium sp. J428 DNA segment encodes these proteins:
- a CDS encoding host attachment family protein, giving the protein MFVVVADGEKALFLRNEGDALYPNLEVVREIREENPPTREQGSDRPGRFNDGPSVHRSAVADTDWHRAQKEKFADDIADRLYRLAHRGEFNKLVIVAPPLVLGEMRRKLHKEVSDRIVGEVPKTLTNHPVYEIEKLLMAA; this is encoded by the coding sequence ATGTTCGTCGTCGTCGCTGACGGGGAGAAAGCGCTGTTCCTGCGCAACGAGGGCGACGCGCTTTATCCCAACCTCGAGGTCGTGCGGGAGATCAGGGAGGAGAACCCGCCGACGCGCGAGCAGGGCAGCGACAGGCCGGGCCGTTTCAACGACGGGCCGAGCGTCCATCGCAGCGCCGTCGCGGATACCGACTGGCATCGCGCTCAGAAGGAGAAGTTCGCCGACGACATCGCCGACCGGCTCTACAGGCTGGCGCACCGCGGCGAATTCAACAAGCTGGTGATCGTCGCACCGCCCCTCGTGCTCGGCGAGATGCGCCGCAAGTTGCACAAGGAGGTCAGCGACCGGATCGTCGGCGAGGTGCCGAAGACGCTGACCAACCACCCGGTCTACGAAATCGAGAAACTGCTGATGGCCGCCTAG
- a CDS encoding alpha/beta fold hydrolase, with product MTGPRSTYVTAAGFEVHVTEWGNPANPALVMWHGLARTGRDFDEAARALSDTYFVLCPDTIGRGLSSWAQRPEIDYSYRSFGDTALGILDHYGIDRLRWVGTSMGGLIGVTLAAGRLKERITHLVVNDIGPDIPEAGTGRIATYVGNPPVYETVAEMDAWLRRNYAPFGPNSDAFWQRMVDTSVRRTDAGKVTVHYDPAIVTQFTHHKADIDVWDAYDAITAPTLLLRGETSDVLAAPVAAKMTQRGPKPRLVEFPGIGHAPTLATDAEIDLLRQFLAG from the coding sequence ATGACCGGACCGCGCTCGACCTATGTGACCGCCGCGGGCTTCGAGGTGCACGTCACCGAATGGGGCAACCCGGCCAATCCGGCGCTCGTGATGTGGCATGGGCTGGCGCGGACCGGCCGCGACTTCGACGAGGCGGCGCGCGCGCTGAGCGACACCTATTTCGTGCTCTGCCCTGACACGATCGGCCGGGGCCTGTCGTCCTGGGCGCAGCGGCCGGAGATCGACTATTCCTATCGGTCCTTCGGCGACACCGCGCTCGGCATCCTCGACCATTACGGCATCGACCGGCTGCGCTGGGTCGGGACCTCGATGGGCGGCCTGATCGGAGTCACGCTGGCGGCCGGCCGGCTGAAGGAGCGCATCACCCATCTCGTCGTCAACGACATCGGCCCCGACATCCCCGAGGCCGGGACAGGACGCATCGCCACCTATGTCGGCAACCCTCCGGTCTACGAGACGGTGGCCGAGATGGATGCGTGGCTGCGCCGGAACTATGCACCCTTCGGCCCGAACAGCGACGCGTTCTGGCAGCGCATGGTCGACACGTCCGTGCGCCGCACCGACGCCGGCAAGGTGACCGTGCACTACGACCCGGCCATCGTCACCCAGTTCACGCATCACAAGGCCGATATCGACGTCTGGGACGCCTACGACGCGATCACGGCACCGACGCTGTTGCTGCGTGGCGAGACGTCCGACGTGCTGGCCGCCCCGGTCGCCGCCAAGATGACGCAGCGCGGCCCGAAACCCCGCCTCGTCGAGTTCCCCGGCATCGGCCACGCGCCGACGCTGGCGACGGACGCGGAGATCGACCTGCTGCGGCAGTTCCTGGCTGGCTAG
- a CDS encoding branched-chain amino acid ABC transporter permease, whose product MSLALETTAPRRVPAGRLAVYGVVLAIGLALALAPFLFPDVRAQEVAARICIFIVLVASYDLLIGYTGIVSFAHTMFFGLGAYGTAIALKAMGPSFTAIAIGGGAGLVATLVLALLIGLLSLRVKAIFFAMVTLAAASVMLVLASQLSEYTGGEDGITYQVPRLFSPAFKLFEDADGKVLRLFDVPLNGRVAAYYFVFLTSLALFLFMLRVVASPLGSVLKAIRENEMRAEAIGYRVVAYRTAIFCLAALIAAMAGILRAVWLKYAGPDAALSFGIMIDILLMVVIGGMGTMVGAVIGVVVMTLAQFYLKDLMQIGADATAGVPVVHQLLEPDRWLLWLGVIFILLVYFFPAGIAGTLMNKDWRK is encoded by the coding sequence ATGAGCCTCGCCCTCGAAACCACCGCCCCCCGCCGCGTCCCCGCCGGCCGCCTCGCCGTCTACGGCGTGGTGCTTGCCATCGGTCTGGCGCTCGCCTTGGCGCCCTTCCTGTTCCCCGACGTGCGGGCACAGGAGGTGGCGGCGCGGATATGCATCTTCATCGTGCTGGTGGCGAGCTACGACCTGCTCATCGGCTACACCGGTATCGTCTCCTTCGCGCACACGATGTTCTTCGGCCTCGGCGCCTACGGCACCGCGATCGCGCTGAAGGCGATGGGGCCGAGCTTCACGGCCATCGCCATTGGCGGCGGCGCAGGGCTGGTCGCCACGTTGGTGCTGGCTCTGCTGATCGGGCTGCTGTCGCTGCGCGTGAAGGCGATCTTCTTCGCCATGGTGACGCTGGCCGCAGCCTCGGTCATGCTCGTGCTCGCCTCGCAGCTTTCCGAATATACCGGCGGCGAGGACGGCATCACCTATCAGGTGCCACGCCTCTTCTCGCCCGCTTTCAAACTGTTCGAGGATGCCGACGGCAAGGTGTTGCGGCTGTTCGACGTGCCGCTCAATGGGCGCGTCGCCGCCTATTATTTCGTGTTCCTCACCAGCCTCGCGCTCTTCCTGTTCATGCTGCGCGTCGTCGCCTCGCCGCTCGGCTCGGTGCTGAAGGCGATCCGCGAGAACGAGATGCGCGCCGAGGCGATCGGCTATCGCGTCGTCGCTTACCGCACCGCCATCTTCTGCCTCGCCGCGCTGATCGCGGCCATGGCCGGCATCCTGCGCGCGGTGTGGCTGAAATATGCCGGGCCGGACGCAGCGCTGTCGTTCGGCATCATGATCGACATCCTCTTGATGGTCGTCATCGGCGGCATGGGGACGATGGTCGGCGCGGTGATCGGCGTCGTGGTGATGACGCTGGCGCAGTTCTACCTGAAGGACCTCATGCAGATCGGCGCCGACGCCACGGCCGGTGTGCCGGTGGTCCACCAGCTGCTGGAGCCCGACCGCTGGCTGCTCTGGCTCGGAGTGATATTCATCCTGCTGGTCTACTTCTTTCCCGCCGGGATCGCCGGCACGCTGATGAACAAGGATTGGCGCAAATGA
- a CDS encoding branched-chain amino acid ABC transporter permease → MTSLDRIGGVYVLPVILALIALVFIGQPSTWATLTVAGLSMGMMIFLMASGLSLVFGLMDVLNFGHSAFVSFGAFIAATVLAALGVWLDGDSAFLNLVALFAAIGAATAFGAIAGWAFERVIVKPVYKDHLRQILITMGALIVAEQLILAIWGGVPIQVHRPAILTGSIILGDVSIEIYRVFAFLLGLAVYVALYLVLNRTRLGLLIRAGVENREMVESLGFRIDRLFVGVFMAGSALAAMGGAMWAGYQGLITPAIGGELMILVFIVVIIGGLGSIQGSLLGAILVGLMANYVAFLAPKLSLASNMLLMMAILLWRPWGLKPAVKG, encoded by the coding sequence ATGACCTCCCTCGACCGCATCGGCGGCGTCTATGTGCTGCCCGTCATCCTGGCGCTGATCGCGCTCGTCTTCATCGGTCAGCCGTCCACCTGGGCGACGCTGACGGTGGCGGGCCTCTCCATGGGCATGATGATCTTCCTGATGGCGTCGGGCCTGTCGCTGGTCTTCGGCCTGATGGACGTCCTGAACTTCGGCCATTCGGCCTTCGTCTCCTTCGGCGCCTTCATCGCGGCGACGGTGCTTGCCGCCCTTGGCGTCTGGCTCGACGGCGACAGCGCCTTTCTCAACCTCGTCGCGCTGTTTGCCGCGATCGGGGCCGCCACCGCCTTCGGCGCTATCGCCGGCTGGGCCTTCGAGCGCGTCATCGTCAAGCCGGTCTACAAGGACCACCTGCGGCAGATCCTGATCACCATGGGCGCGCTGATCGTCGCCGAACAGCTGATCCTTGCGATATGGGGCGGCGTACCGATCCAGGTGCACCGGCCGGCGATCCTCACCGGTTCGATCATCCTCGGCGACGTGTCGATCGAGATCTACCGCGTCTTCGCCTTCCTCCTCGGGCTCGCGGTCTATGTCGCGCTCTATCTCGTGCTCAACCGCACCCGACTCGGGCTGCTCATCCGCGCCGGCGTCGAGAACCGCGAGATGGTGGAATCGTTGGGGTTCCGCATCGACCGGCTGTTCGTCGGCGTGTTCATGGCCGGCTCCGCGCTTGCCGCGATGGGCGGGGCGATGTGGGCCGGCTACCAGGGCCTGATCACGCCGGCGATCGGCGGCGAGCTGATGATCCTGGTGTTCATCGTCGTGATCATCGGCGGACTGGGCTCGATCCAGGGTTCGCTGCTCGGCGCGATCCTCGTCGGACTGATGGCCAACTACGTCGCCTTTCTCGCGCCGAAACTGTCGCTCGCCTCCAACATGCTGCTGATGATGGCGATCCTGCTCTGGCGGCCGTGGGGGCTGAAGCCGGCGGTGAAGGGATGA
- a CDS encoding ABC transporter ATP-binding protein gives MTAILRLDDVHTDIGQYHVLHGVSFDVPEGGVHVLLGRNGAGKTTTLRTIMGLWRARKGAIVFRHHDITAMRTPDIARLGIAYVPENMGIFGGLTVEENMRLAAATGTFDKERLARIFAIFPAMEKFWKNQAYALSGGQKQMLAISRAIIEKRDLILIDEPTKGLAPSIIRNMIDAFREIGRETTILLVEQNFHFAKALGRGVGVIDDGRIVHRGQMAELVADTALQTRLLSLSVEGH, from the coding sequence GTGACCGCGATCCTGCGCCTCGACGACGTCCACACCGACATCGGCCAGTACCACGTGCTGCACGGCGTCTCGTTCGACGTGCCGGAGGGCGGCGTGCATGTGCTGCTCGGCCGCAACGGCGCCGGCAAGACCACGACGCTGCGCACGATCATGGGGCTGTGGCGCGCACGCAAGGGCGCGATCGTCTTCCGCCACCACGACATCACAGCAATGAGGACGCCCGACATCGCCCGCCTCGGCATCGCCTACGTGCCGGAGAACATGGGCATCTTCGGCGGGCTGACCGTCGAGGAGAACATGCGGCTTGCCGCCGCCACCGGCACCTTCGACAAGGAGCGGCTGGCACGCATCTTCGCCATCTTCCCGGCAATGGAGAAATTCTGGAAGAACCAAGCCTATGCGCTCTCTGGCGGGCAGAAGCAGATGCTGGCGATCTCGCGCGCGATCATCGAGAAGCGCGACCTGATCCTGATCGACGAGCCGACCAAGGGCCTCGCGCCCTCGATCATCCGCAACATGATCGACGCCTTCCGCGAGATCGGCAGGGAGACGACGATCCTGCTGGTCGAACAGAATTTCCATTTCGCCAAGGCGCTCGGGCGCGGGGTGGGCGTCATCGACGACGGCCGCATCGTGCATCGCGGCCAGATGGCGGAGCTCGTGGCGGACACGGCGCTGCAGACGCGGCTGCTGAGCCTCAGCGTGGAGGGGCATTGA
- a CDS encoding ABC transporter ATP-binding protein yields the protein MTPSLRTENLTIRFGGHAAVNDVTAAFRPGELTVIVGPNGAGKTTWFNLVSGQLTPTSGRIFKGETEITGLSPSARAKSGVGRAFQLTNLFPKLSVRENIRLVGQARAGKGPDVFRSAAALSAVNSETEEHLNNSRLIAVADLPASALPHGDQRKLEVAMMIAMKPDIFMFDEPTAGMSSAEAPAILDLIAAIKQDRSKTILLVEHKMDVVRALADRIIVLHNGELVADGKPDEVMAMPIVREIYLGQGAEDVA from the coding sequence ATGACCCCCTCCCTCCGCACCGAAAACCTGACGATCCGCTTCGGCGGGCACGCCGCGGTCAATGATGTGACCGCAGCGTTCCGGCCGGGCGAGCTGACCGTCATCGTCGGCCCGAACGGCGCCGGCAAGACGACCTGGTTCAACCTCGTCTCCGGCCAGCTGACGCCGACCTCCGGCCGCATCTTCAAGGGCGAAACGGAGATCACCGGCCTGTCGCCGTCGGCCCGCGCCAAGTCAGGCGTCGGCCGCGCCTTCCAGCTCACCAATCTCTTCCCCAAGCTCTCGGTGCGCGAGAACATCCGCCTCGTCGGGCAGGCCCGCGCCGGCAAGGGGCCGGACGTGTTCCGCAGCGCCGCGGCTCTCTCCGCCGTGAACAGCGAGACCGAGGAACACCTGAACAACAGCCGGCTCATCGCCGTCGCCGACCTGCCCGCTTCCGCGCTCCCCCATGGCGACCAGCGCAAGCTCGAAGTGGCAATGATGATCGCTATGAAGCCCGACATCTTCATGTTCGACGAGCCGACCGCCGGCATGTCGTCGGCGGAAGCCCCCGCCATCCTCGACCTGATCGCCGCGATCAAGCAAGACCGGTCGAAGACCATCCTGCTGGTCGAGCACAAGATGGACGTCGTGCGCGCGCTCGCCGACCGCATCATCGTGCTGCACAATGGCGAGCTCGTCGCGGACGGCAAGCCGGACGAGGTGATGGCCATGCCGATCGTGCGCGAGATCTATCTCGGCCAGGGCGCGGAGGACGTGGCGTGA
- a CDS encoding substrate-binding domain-containing protein, producing MRRLLTALAAASALLVAQPVLAQDGPAKIALIHGLSGSPLEAYSKQTHTGFEMGLEYATKGTNEIKGRKIELVKKDSQFKPDIARALLAEAYADEDVVLAVGDTSSGVAMAMLPVAAENEKILLVEPAVADGLTGKDSNRYVFKTSRNSSMDMQAQALALKPDSNLYIATLAQDYAFGRDGVAAFKTALEGTGANLVHEEYVPQQTTDFTAPIERLFNALKDKQGRKVIVIYVAGIDAMTPLVTADPGRYGIELSTGGNILPALAGYKKVPGMEGAIYYYYESPKNPVNDWFVAEHQKRFNTPPDFFTAGGFAAAMAVAKALETASDWDTETLIKTMEGMSFDTPKGPMTFRPEDHQALQSMYHFKIKVDPNVAWAIPELVREIKPEEMKIPIGRNNQQ from the coding sequence ATGAGAAGATTGCTGACGGCGCTGGCTGCGGCCTCCGCGCTGCTGGTCGCGCAGCCGGTCCTGGCGCAGGACGGGCCGGCCAAGATCGCGCTGATCCACGGCCTTTCGGGCTCGCCGCTCGAAGCCTATTCGAAGCAGACCCATACCGGCTTCGAGATGGGTCTCGAATACGCGACCAAGGGCACCAACGAGATCAAGGGCCGCAAGATCGAGCTGGTCAAGAAGGACTCGCAGTTCAAGCCCGACATCGCCCGTGCGCTGCTCGCTGAAGCCTATGCCGACGAGGACGTCGTGCTCGCCGTCGGCGACACCTCGTCGGGCGTCGCGATGGCCATGCTGCCGGTCGCGGCCGAGAACGAGAAGATCCTGCTCGTTGAACCCGCCGTCGCCGACGGCCTGACAGGTAAGGATTCCAACCGCTACGTCTTCAAGACCTCGCGCAACTCCTCGATGGACATGCAGGCGCAGGCGCTCGCGCTGAAGCCGGACAGCAACCTCTACATCGCCACGCTGGCGCAGGATTATGCGTTCGGCCGCGACGGCGTCGCCGCCTTCAAGACCGCGCTCGAAGGCACCGGCGCGAACCTGGTGCACGAGGAATACGTGCCGCAGCAGACGACCGACTTCACCGCCCCGATCGAGCGCCTGTTCAACGCGCTCAAGGACAAGCAGGGCCGCAAGGTGATCGTCATCTATGTCGCCGGCATCGACGCCATGACACCGCTCGTCACCGCCGACCCGGGCCGCTACGGCATCGAGCTGTCGACCGGCGGCAACATCCTGCCCGCGCTCGCCGGCTACAAGAAGGTGCCCGGCATGGAAGGCGCCATCTACTACTATTACGAATCGCCGAAGAACCCGGTGAACGACTGGTTCGTCGCCGAGCATCAGAAGCGCTTCAACACGCCGCCGGACTTCTTCACCGCAGGCGGCTTCGCCGCCGCGATGGCGGTGGCCAAGGCGCTCGAGACCGCGTCGGACTGGGACACCGAGACGCTGATCAAGACTATGGAAGGCATGAGCTTCGACACGCCGAAGGGTCCGATGACCTTCCGTCCGGAAGACCACCAGGCGCTTCAGTCGATGTACCACTTCAAGATCAAGGTCGATCCGAACGTCGCCTGGGCGATCCCGGAGCTCGTCCGTGAAATCAAGCCCGAGGAGATGAAGATCCCGATCGGGCGGAACAACCAGCAGTGA
- a CDS encoding PAS and helix-turn-helix domain-containing protein, giving the protein MLTREELEQIAFHYSPVGIVLTESRIIRACNPAFAGMFGYVPQELIDQSFAILYPSLEEFVAIRDVGVEPLRKTNRYTDERIMARRDGSLFWCRVRGHSLTRQDDPLRRAVWSFADLSEFRPVSPLTTRERQIVMHLGEGRTSKEIARMLTISPRTVEAYRARLMKKHKASNVAELLAHLGGMPQ; this is encoded by the coding sequence ATGCTGACACGCGAAGAGCTCGAACAGATTGCGTTCCACTACTCGCCGGTCGGCATCGTGCTGACCGAGAGCAGGATCATCCGCGCCTGCAACCCCGCCTTCGCCGGGATGTTCGGCTATGTGCCCCAAGAGCTCATCGACCAGTCCTTCGCGATTCTCTATCCGAGCCTCGAGGAGTTTGTCGCGATCCGCGACGTCGGTGTCGAGCCGCTGAGAAAGACCAACCGCTACACTGACGAGCGCATCATGGCGCGTCGCGACGGCTCGCTGTTCTGGTGTCGGGTGCGCGGCCATTCGCTGACGCGCCAGGACGATCCGCTGCGCCGCGCGGTGTGGAGCTTCGCCGACTTGTCGGAGTTCCGCCCCGTCTCGCCGCTCACCACTCGTGAGCGCCAGATCGTCATGCACCTAGGCGAGGGGCGGACCTCGAAGGAGATCGCGCGCATGCTGACGATCTCGCCGCGGACCGTGGAAGCCTATCGCGCGCGCCTGATGAAGAAGCACAAGGCCAGCAACGTGGCAGAGCTTCTCGCCCATCTCGGCGGCATGCCGCAGTAG
- the ybaL gene encoding YbaL family putative K(+) efflux transporter — protein sequence MLHEMPLIATIVAGLGLAFVFGAIANRLKIPPLVGYLVAGVLVGPYTPGFVADQSLATELAELGVILLMFGVGLHFSLKDLLSVRAIAVPGAVVQIGFATFLGMGLAWLMGWDLGAGIVFGLALSVASTVVLLRALQERRILETERGRIAVGWLIVEDLAMVLALVLLPALAGVLGGNGAAAPAADHAPSAITGLLGGGVVGAIGLTVAKVAAFVILMLVVGRKVIPWILHYVAHTGSRELFRLAVLAIALGVAYGAAQLFDVSLALGAFFAGMIMSESELSHQAAEESLPLRDAFSVLFFVSVGMLFDPYSLMESPLPVLATLFIIVIGKSVAAFLIVIAFRYPVGTALVISASLAQIGEFSFILAELGVGLGLLPEQGRDLILAGAILSIVLNPVVFAAVDWLKPYLEKRAASAQPAPQPAGPPAPGTPEEPAPAPAEVVDPEQAPDKTTLTDHTILVGYGRVGSLTGRALRDAGSPVLVIEDSDKASEKIRNDGIEVINGNAARADVLAAANPAGARRIILAIPNAFEAGPVVTRAKAANPDIRVIARAHSDAEVEHLKGLGADHVIMGEREIARGMVEQVLGTPAAMAKEPDSDASPTTKLDTPPVPPPKPADEGDKP from the coding sequence ATGCTGCATGAAATGCCCCTCATCGCCACAATCGTCGCAGGCCTGGGGTTGGCATTCGTGTTCGGCGCAATAGCCAACCGGCTCAAGATTCCACCGCTGGTCGGATATCTGGTCGCGGGCGTGCTCGTGGGTCCTTACACGCCCGGCTTCGTCGCCGACCAGAGCCTGGCGACGGAGCTCGCCGAACTCGGCGTCATCCTGCTGATGTTCGGCGTAGGCCTGCATTTCTCGCTGAAGGATCTCCTTTCGGTGCGCGCGATCGCGGTACCGGGCGCCGTGGTGCAGATCGGCTTTGCCACCTTCCTCGGCATGGGGCTCGCCTGGCTGATGGGATGGGACCTCGGCGCCGGCATCGTGTTCGGCCTGGCTCTGTCCGTCGCCTCGACCGTGGTGCTGCTGCGCGCCCTGCAGGAGCGCCGCATCCTTGAGACCGAGCGCGGACGCATCGCCGTCGGCTGGCTGATCGTCGAGGATCTTGCCATGGTGCTGGCGCTGGTGCTGCTGCCGGCACTGGCAGGCGTGCTGGGCGGCAACGGGGCCGCGGCGCCCGCGGCGGACCACGCGCCGTCCGCGATCACCGGCCTTTTGGGCGGGGGCGTAGTCGGCGCGATCGGGCTTACCGTCGCCAAGGTAGCCGCCTTCGTGATCCTCATGCTCGTGGTCGGCCGCAAGGTCATTCCGTGGATCCTGCACTACGTCGCCCACACCGGCTCGCGCGAGCTGTTCCGCTTGGCCGTGCTGGCGATCGCGCTGGGCGTCGCCTATGGCGCGGCGCAGCTCTTCGATGTGTCGCTGGCGCTCGGCGCCTTCTTCGCCGGCATGATCATGAGCGAGTCGGAACTGTCGCATCAGGCGGCGGAGGAATCGCTGCCGCTGCGCGACGCCTTCTCTGTGCTCTTCTTCGTCTCGGTCGGCATGCTGTTTGATCCCTACAGCCTAATGGAGAGCCCGCTGCCGGTGCTGGCGACGCTGTTCATCATCGTCATCGGCAAGTCGGTCGCGGCCTTTCTCATCGTCATCGCCTTCCGCTATCCGGTTGGCACCGCTCTGGTGATTTCGGCAAGCCTTGCGCAGATCGGCGAATTCTCCTTCATCCTGGCCGAGCTCGGCGTCGGGCTGGGCCTGCTGCCGGAACAGGGGCGCGATCTGATCCTTGCGGGCGCCATCCTGTCGATCGTGCTTAATCCAGTGGTGTTTGCCGCGGTTGATTGGCTGAAGCCGTATCTCGAGAAGCGCGCGGCTTCTGCGCAGCCCGCGCCGCAGCCTGCCGGGCCGCCAGCCCCGGGAACGCCGGAGGAGCCGGCTCCCGCGCCGGCCGAGGTGGTCGATCCCGAACAGGCGCCCGACAAGACGACGCTCACCGATCACACGATCCTCGTCGGCTATGGCCGCGTCGGCAGTCTCACCGGCAGGGCGCTGCGGGATGCCGGTTCGCCTGTGCTGGTGATCGAGGATTCCGACAAGGCGTCGGAGAAGATCCGCAATGATGGCATCGAGGTGATCAACGGCAACGCCGCCCGCGCGGATGTGCTCGCGGCAGCAAATCCTGCCGGAGCCAGACGCATCATCCTGGCGATTCCGAACGCGTTCGAGGCCGGACCCGTGGTGACGCGTGCGAAGGCGGCGAACCCCGATATCAGGGTGATCGCTCGCGCGCATTCGGATGCCGAGGTGGAGCACCTGAAAGGCCTCGGCGCGGACCATGTCATCATGGGCGAGCGGGAGATCGCTCGCGGCATGGTCGAGCAGGTGCTGGGGACGCCGGCCGCCATGGCGAAGGAGCCTGACAGCGACGCGTCGCCGACGACCAAGCTGGACACGCCCCCGGTTCCGCCGCCGAAGCCGGCGGACGAGGGCGACAAGCCCTGA
- a CDS encoding SDR family NAD(P)-dependent oxidoreductase — protein sequence MADAMRKTLVLTGASRGIGHATVKRFSREGWRVITCSRQAFSEDCPWPAGPDDHIKVDLSDQEDVGIAVSEIRHRLETNGGQLHALVNNAGISPKLKDGGRMNSLDTPMHVWRDVFQVNFFAPIMLARGLFKELAAAQGSIVNVTSIAGTRVHPFAGTSYATSKAALGSLTREMAADFGPHGIRVNAIAPGEIDTAILSPGTDKIVETIPLRRLGATSEVADIIYFLCSNQASYVTGSEIHINGGQHV from the coding sequence ATGGCGGATGCGATGCGAAAGACCCTTGTCCTCACAGGCGCCAGCCGTGGCATCGGACATGCAACGGTGAAACGCTTCTCCCGCGAAGGGTGGCGCGTCATCACATGCTCACGCCAGGCCTTCTCGGAGGACTGCCCGTGGCCGGCAGGACCCGATGATCACATCAAGGTCGACCTCTCGGACCAGGAGGACGTCGGAATCGCCGTCTCCGAAATCCGCCACCGCCTGGAGACGAACGGCGGCCAGCTGCACGCGCTCGTCAACAATGCCGGCATCTCGCCCAAGCTCAAGGACGGCGGGCGGATGAATTCGCTCGACACGCCGATGCATGTCTGGCGCGACGTGTTCCAGGTGAACTTCTTCGCCCCGATCATGCTCGCCCGCGGCCTGTTCAAGGAACTGGCCGCCGCGCAGGGCTCGATCGTCAATGTCACCTCGATCGCCGGCACGCGGGTGCACCCTTTCGCCGGGACGTCTTACGCGACGTCGAAGGCCGCGCTCGGCTCGCTGACGCGGGAGATGGCGGCCGACTTCGGCCCGCATGGCATTCGGGTCAACGCGATCGCGCCGGGCGAGATCGACACAGCGATCCTCTCCCCCGGCACCGACAAGATCGTCGAGACCATCCCGCTGCGCCGGCTGGGCGCCACGTCGGAAGTGGCCGACATCATCTACTTCTTGTGCTCGAACCAGGCGTCCTACGTGACGGGCAGCGAAATCCACATCAACGGCGGCCAGCACGTCTGA